One Setaria viridis chromosome 7, Setaria_viridis_v4.0, whole genome shotgun sequence genomic region harbors:
- the LOC117864038 gene encoding trihelix transcription factor ASR3 isoform X2 has protein sequence MSSAGEARGVGTGRGSRLPRWTRQEILVLIEGKRVVERSGRGRGRGRARGGGGAGGEGAEPTKWAAVAEYCRRHGVDRGPVQCRKRWSNLAGDYKKIREWERGGFAARKEASFWAMRNDARRERRLPGFFDREVYDILEGRAPGNAAAAAVARPVAMDVESKEEVAAALDGGARGAEGAGLFSSSEDEDDQEDDAATPSPTPMATPALAPAPVALPISEKTTDASRQESSEQGTSKRKQLEQITEDSPAQCGQKRQRSDDNASGRATTTDLQERLVEILDRSSQMVAAQLEAQNINSRLDREQRKDQVSSLLSVLGKVADALFRIADKL, from the exons ATGTCGAGCGCCGGCGAGGCTAGAGGCGTGGGGACCGGGCGCGGGTCGCGGCTGCCGCGGTGGACGCGGCAGGAGATCCTGGTGCTCATCGAGGGGAAGCGGGTGGTGGagaggagcgggcgcgggcgcggccggggccgggccaggggaggaggcggcgccggcggcgagggcgcggagCCAACCAagtgggcggcggtggcggagtaCTGCCGGCGCCACGGCGTGGACCGCGGGCCCGTGCAGTGCCGCAAGCGCTGGAGCAACCTCGCCGGCGACTACAAGAAGATCAGGGAGTGGGAGCGCGGCGGCTTCGCGGCCAGGAAGGAGGCCTCGTTCTGGGCCATGCGCAACGACGCGCGCCGGGAGAGGAGGCTCCCGGGGTTCTTCGACCGCGAGGTGTACGACATCCTCGAGGGGCGCGCTCCTGGtaatgcggcggcggccgcggtggcgcgccCCGTGGCGATGGACGTGGAGAgcaaggaggaggtggcggcggcgctcgacgGTGGTGCCCGCGGGGCCGAGGGGGCCGGGCTGTTCTCGTCGtctgaggatgaggatgatcaAGAAGACGATGCGGCCACGCCGAGCCCCACGCCGATGGCgacgccggcgctggcgccggcgccggtggccttGCCCATCTCCG AGAAGACGACTGATGCGTCCAGGCAAGAGAGCTCCGAGCAAG GCACATCGAAAAGAAAGCAGCTGGAGCAAATTACTGAGGACTCACCAGCGCAGTGTGGGCAGAAGAGGCAGCGCAGCGATGACAACGCCTCTGGACGAGCCACCACCACCGACCTGCAGGAGCGGCTGGTCGAGATCCTAGACCGGAGCAGCCagatggtggcggcgcagcTGGAGGCGCAGAACATCAACAGCCGACTGGACAGGGAGCAGAGGAAGGACCAGGTGAGCAGCCTGCTTAGTGTGCTCGGCAAGGTGGCTGATGCCCTCTTCAGAATTGCTGATAAGCTGTAG
- the LOC117864038 gene encoding trihelix transcription factor ASR3 isoform X1 yields the protein MSSAGEARGVGTGRGSRLPRWTRQEILVLIEGKRVVERSGRGRGRGRARGGGGAGGEGAEPTKWAAVAEYCRRHGVDRGPVQCRKRWSNLAGDYKKIREWERGGFAARKEASFWAMRNDARRERRLPGFFDREVYDILEGRAPGNAAAAAVARPVAMDVESKEEVAAALDGGARGAEGAGLFSSSEDEDDQEDDAATPSPTPMATPALAPAPVALPISEKTTDASRQESSEQAGTSKRKQLEQITEDSPAQCGQKRQRSDDNASGRATTTDLQERLVEILDRSSQMVAAQLEAQNINSRLDREQRKDQVSSLLSVLGKVADALFRIADKL from the exons ATGTCGAGCGCCGGCGAGGCTAGAGGCGTGGGGACCGGGCGCGGGTCGCGGCTGCCGCGGTGGACGCGGCAGGAGATCCTGGTGCTCATCGAGGGGAAGCGGGTGGTGGagaggagcgggcgcgggcgcggccggggccgggccaggggaggaggcggcgccggcggcgagggcgcggagCCAACCAagtgggcggcggtggcggagtaCTGCCGGCGCCACGGCGTGGACCGCGGGCCCGTGCAGTGCCGCAAGCGCTGGAGCAACCTCGCCGGCGACTACAAGAAGATCAGGGAGTGGGAGCGCGGCGGCTTCGCGGCCAGGAAGGAGGCCTCGTTCTGGGCCATGCGCAACGACGCGCGCCGGGAGAGGAGGCTCCCGGGGTTCTTCGACCGCGAGGTGTACGACATCCTCGAGGGGCGCGCTCCTGGtaatgcggcggcggccgcggtggcgcgccCCGTGGCGATGGACGTGGAGAgcaaggaggaggtggcggcggcgctcgacgGTGGTGCCCGCGGGGCCGAGGGGGCCGGGCTGTTCTCGTCGtctgaggatgaggatgatcaAGAAGACGATGCGGCCACGCCGAGCCCCACGCCGATGGCgacgccggcgctggcgccggcgccggtggccttGCCCATCTCCG AGAAGACGACTGATGCGTCCAGGCAAGAGAGCTCCGAGCAAG CAGGCACATCGAAAAGAAAGCAGCTGGAGCAAATTACTGAGGACTCACCAGCGCAGTGTGGGCAGAAGAGGCAGCGCAGCGATGACAACGCCTCTGGACGAGCCACCACCACCGACCTGCAGGAGCGGCTGGTCGAGATCCTAGACCGGAGCAGCCagatggtggcggcgcagcTGGAGGCGCAGAACATCAACAGCCGACTGGACAGGGAGCAGAGGAAGGACCAGGTGAGCAGCCTGCTTAGTGTGCTCGGCAAGGTGGCTGATGCCCTCTTCAGAATTGCTGATAAGCTGTAG